The Anabaena sp. WA102 genome contains a region encoding:
- a CDS encoding YidH family protein: protein MNQPLIKSETPEQLSTNDLAADRTELAKYRSRAAADRTLMAWIRTCLSLIGFGFGIPTIVRAIENTRLSHHLNPVRFSVIVGLSFIVTGMLGMVLGLREHRKLLKQIQSDRYTYETSHSAEIIGVALLVIGLVSFIGVIIRAMNF from the coding sequence ATGAATCAGCCACTTATCAAATCAGAAACACCTGAACAATTGTCTACCAACGATTTAGCCGCAGATCGAACAGAACTAGCTAAATACCGCAGTCGAGCAGCAGCAGACCGCACATTAATGGCGTGGATACGCACCTGTCTTTCCTTAATTGGTTTTGGTTTTGGTATCCCCACCATTGTTAGAGCAATTGAAAATACTCGTCTGAGTCATCACCTTAACCCAGTCAGATTTTCAGTGATTGTGGGGTTGTCTTTTATTGTGACGGGAATGTTGGGAATGGTTTTAGGGTTAAGAGAACACCGTAAGTTACTTAAACAAATTCAAAGCGATCGCTATACCTACGAAACCTCTCACAGTGCGGAAATTATTGGGGTGGCTTTACTTGTAATTGGCTTAGTTAGTTTTATTGGTGTGATAATTCGGGCAATGAATTTTTGA
- a CDS encoding NACHT C-terminal alpha/beta 1 domain-containing protein yields MNKQRKRGFSVKPEGRILIEQKMRDKGYNRDKLAEVAEISIDTINSLVRGENKERKTIEAVARALDIQLIDIVDAGELYPQIENITKDNTNINWVQVCHKMLEEQQEQQRIRRKASAMGYEVNVHVPLGLVERKQQQRRNENVERKEIYQLEPEVISKTYQHQDFLQEVINKGYQGKNKHIAIVGEPGAGKTTLLNAIASDIKDKNQKLPIFISLGSLQGMTLADFILKEWLPDAIRLMNIVPTSEIEAQLETEFYQGNFCLLLDGVDEMGESSPIQALNKISQELTSWLGQARVILTCRLNVWDATVNNNILPGFNTFKTQEFNPEQVNTFIAEWFQVANNINGGEKLIAQLQEEGKERIRELVTNPLRLCLLCQIFDRNDQGELPETKAQFYEIFTRYFYEWKPKLVSDLIKSDQLREELHRALGNLALAGINSDVRFRLKRSFVVKEMRNEKLFNLACEVGWLNHVDRDAVNDEDVYAFFHPNFQEYFAALVIDDWHYFLNHVSDNPDEGVYRIFESQWKEVILIWLGQEKDEDFRQQKEDFIKELIYFKDFCGDFYSHRAYLIVASGIVEFKNCSLDYEIAKINSNIATVFSEKVNILMDSSDSKLNKSQIAQAEDQLLAKLSPGNDKAIQNLIHILSQSKAESDHGLSIIITSLNDLGKIAKGSDIAFDAVLNFIINYSSSHSAYLKHLAWLTLGEINKDMTVYYLGRLIDRNYQNKIAYHHYTEILALVDPQDSWKVYYTLAEMLKSQDEITIERALDTLSNMVNINPEVIELSGIIDIIITILENINLDENHISAAICLIHMPINLYSSIVKKLKKCLSRQVNYTDDPYFEIFNHCAQNMTYPDFYRTWHGEIYPRQQLENQFTDTHSHLSQLQPTEKTYPLTLNLKTLQDETDISAIAQKICNQIYPRFFHENLEIPQVNNAPQLERIILQVRNYLKKENIALIINNCEPHQEMIKFCNKLTDVLHIAFITKEHLDAPLKGFPNQPNLLNVIQHWINEIG; encoded by the coding sequence ATGAATAAACAACGTAAACGCGGTTTTTCTGTCAAACCTGAAGGTCGAATTTTAATTGAACAAAAGATGCGAGATAAAGGCTACAATCGTGATAAATTGGCGGAAGTAGCAGAAATTAGTATTGATACTATTAATTCTCTTGTCCGTGGAGAAAATAAAGAAAGGAAAACTATAGAAGCTGTTGCGCGTGCTTTAGATATTCAATTAATAGATATTGTTGATGCTGGTGAGTTGTATCCTCAAATTGAAAATATAACAAAAGATAATACTAACATTAACTGGGTGCAAGTTTGCCACAAAATGTTAGAAGAACAGCAAGAACAACAACGCATTAGACGTAAAGCATCAGCAATGGGATATGAAGTAAATGTTCATGTACCATTGGGGTTAGTTGAACGCAAACAGCAACAACGACGAAATGAAAATGTTGAAAGAAAAGAGATTTATCAGTTAGAACCAGAAGTTATTAGTAAAACATATCAACATCAAGATTTTTTACAAGAGGTAATAAATAAAGGTTATCAAGGAAAAAATAAACATATTGCTATAGTGGGAGAACCGGGAGCAGGTAAAACCACGTTATTAAATGCTATTGCTTCAGACATCAAAGATAAAAATCAGAAGTTACCAATTTTTATTTCTCTTGGTAGTTTACAAGGTATGACATTAGCTGATTTTATTCTGAAAGAATGGCTACCTGATGCTATCAGGTTAATGAATATTGTTCCTACTTCAGAAATAGAAGCACAACTAGAAACAGAATTTTATCAAGGTAATTTTTGTTTATTGTTAGATGGTGTTGATGAAATGGGAGAATCTTCACCTATACAAGCATTAAATAAAATTTCTCAAGAATTGACAAGTTGGTTAGGACAAGCACGAGTTATTTTAACTTGTCGGTTAAATGTTTGGGATGCTACTGTAAATAATAATATTTTACCTGGATTTAATACTTTTAAAACTCAGGAATTTAACCCTGAACAAGTAAATACATTTATTGCGGAATGGTTTCAAGTTGCTAATAATATCAATGGTGGCGAAAAATTAATTGCACAATTGCAGGAAGAAGGAAAGGAAAGGATTAGAGAGTTAGTAACTAATCCTTTAAGATTATGTTTATTGTGTCAGATTTTTGATCGAAATGACCAGGGAGAATTACCAGAAACCAAGGCTCAATTTTATGAAATATTTACTCGTTATTTTTATGAGTGGAAACCGAAATTAGTTTCTGATTTAATCAAGTCTGATCAATTGAGAGAAGAATTACATCGAGCATTAGGTAATTTAGCTTTAGCGGGAATTAATAGTGATGTGAGATTTAGATTAAAAAGAAGTTTTGTAGTTAAAGAAATGCGTAATGAAAAGTTATTTAATTTAGCTTGTGAGGTAGGTTGGTTAAATCACGTAGATAGAGATGCTGTAAATGATGAAGATGTTTATGCCTTTTTTCATCCTAATTTTCAGGAATATTTTGCAGCTTTAGTGATTGATGATTGGCATTATTTTTTAAATCATGTTTCTGATAATCCAGATGAGGGAGTTTATCGTATTTTTGAATCGCAGTGGAAAGAAGTAATTTTGATATGGCTAGGACAAGAAAAAGATGAAGATTTTAGACAACAAAAAGAAGACTTTATTAAAGAATTAATTTACTTTAAAGATTTCTGTGGAGATTTTTACAGTCATAGAGCGTATTTAATAGTAGCATCAGGAATTGTTGAATTTAAAAATTGCAGTTTAGATTATGAGATTGCGAAAATTAATTCAAATATAGCAACAGTTTTTTCAGAAAAAGTTAATATATTGATGGATTCATCAGACTCTAAATTAAATAAGTCTCAAATCGCTCAAGCGGAGGATCAATTGTTAGCAAAACTTAGCCCTGGTAATGATAAAGCTATTCAAAACTTGATTCATATATTAAGTCAATCAAAAGCAGAATCAGATCATGGTTTATCAATAATAATAACTTCACTTAATGATCTAGGAAAAATTGCTAAGGGCAGCGATATAGCTTTTGATGCTGTATTAAATTTTATCATAAATTATTCCTCTTCTCATTCTGCTTATCTCAAGCATTTAGCTTGGTTAACTTTGGGAGAAATTAATAAAGATATGACTGTTTATTATTTGGGACGATTAATTGATAGAAATTATCAGAACAAAATAGCATATCATCATTACACAGAAATTTTGGCTCTCGTTGATCCTCAAGACAGTTGGAAAGTATACTATACACTTGCTGAAATGTTAAAAAGTCAGGATGAAATTACTATAGAACGTGCTTTGGACACTTTATCTAATATGGTAAATATTAATCCAGAGGTAATTGAATTATCTGGAATAATAGATATTATAATTACTATTCTTGAAAATATAAATCTTGATGAAAATCATATATCGGCTGCAATTTGTTTAATACATATGCCTATTAATTTATATTCAAGCATTGTAAAAAAATTAAAAAAATGCTTATCTAGACAAGTTAATTATACTGATGATCCTTACTTTGAAATCTTCAATCACTGCGCCCAAAATATGACCTATCCTGACTTTTACCGCACTTGGCACGGTGAAATATACCCACGTCAACAACTAGAAAACCAATTTACAGATACTCATTCCCACCTTTCCCAACTCCAACCAACAGAAAAAACATATCCCCTTACTCTTAACTTAAAAACACTGCAAGACGAAACAGACATTAGCGCAATAGCTCAAAAAATCTGCAATCAAATTTACCCTCGATTTTTTCATGAAAATCTAGAAATTCCCCAAGTGAACAATGCACCTCAATTAGAACGAATTATCCTCCAAGTTAGAAACTATCTAAAAAAAGAAAATATAGCTTTAATTATCAACAACTGCGAACCACATCAAGAAATGATCAAATTCTGCAATAAACTAACAGATGTCTTACACATTGCCTTTATCACAAAAGAACATCTAGACGCACCATTAAAAGGTTTTCCCAATCAACCAAACTTACTCAATGTTATTCAACATTGGATTAATGAGATAGGGTAA
- a CDS encoding DUF1622 domain-containing protein, which translates to MALFEQLESWLSFVVTLLKFLLESISVFCILLGVLKSGKIAISLNHHHSQNRFLQIRLNFGIWLVLALEFQLGADILSTTYHSTFESLGKLGIVALIRTFLNYFLNQELNKQQ; encoded by the coding sequence ATGGCATTATTTGAACAGCTAGAGAGCTGGTTATCATTTGTTGTGACTTTGCTGAAATTTTTACTAGAATCTATTTCTGTTTTTTGTATTTTATTGGGTGTATTAAAAAGCGGAAAAATAGCAATTTCTCTGAACCATCATCATAGTCAAAACAGATTTCTGCAAATCCGGCTCAACTTTGGCATTTGGCTAGTGCTGGCATTAGAATTTCAATTAGGAGCAGATATTCTTTCTACAACCTACCATTCAACCTTTGAGTCTCTAGGAAAATTAGGAATTGTTGCCTTAATTAGAACTTTCCTCAATTATTTTCTGAATCAAGAACTCAATAAACAACAATAA
- a CDS encoding arylsulfatase, with translation MSLREYKPGTTFPGVIGRTVDKSSPAWPEPLRAKENTPNVLFIVFDDTGFGQFGSYGSPIKTPNLDTLAANGLRYNNLHTTALCSPTRSCLLTGRNHHSNAMSCITEGSTGYPGGNGNIPFENGFLSEVLLQKGYNTYALGKWHLTPSDQLSAAGPYDRWPLGRGFERFYGFLGGETHQYYPDLVYDNHTVKPEKTPAEGYHLTEDLADKAISFIADAKQVAPNKPFFMYFCPGAMHAPHHVPKEWADAYAGQFDDGWEAYREKVFARQQEMGIVPADAELSRHDPDVPHWDSLPAAEKRLYARMMEVYAGFLTHTDYHIGRLLDFLKSIGEFENTVIMVISDNGASSEGGPTGSVNENLFFNNVPESLEENLKALDKLGSAETFNHYAWGWTWAGNTPFRRWKRETYRGGISDPLIVHWSQGIEAKGEIRTQYAHAIDLVPTVLELLEIEPPTTIKGVTQSAIEGVSFAHTFNHSTAPTKHLTQYFEMMGHRSLYYDGWRAVCPWPGPSFTEAGQFFGEAISAETLTDLDTHHWELYHVASDFAENHNIAADNRPKLIEMIATWYIEAGKYNVLPVDGRGVQRFAEERPQIAVNRSRYVYYPDTQAIPAGSAVRVLNRPHSITADVEIPPGGAEGILLAHGGNDSGYSFYVQNGKLHWVHNYVGRSLYHVESGSSVPVGRHQLRFEFKVTGQPDLAKGKGTPGRGQLYIDERLVGQIDVPVTTPLALGLTSGVTCGIAPGAPVTPDYEPPFKFTGKIYSVMVDVSGDLIQDREAEMRTIMARQ, from the coding sequence ATGTCTCTGCGTGAATACAAACCTGGAACTACCTTCCCCGGAGTCATTGGCCGGACAGTTGATAAATCCAGTCCAGCTTGGCCAGAACCGTTGCGAGCAAAAGAAAACACACCAAACGTCCTATTTATCGTCTTTGATGATACAGGATTTGGACAATTTGGAAGTTACGGAAGTCCCATCAAAACACCCAACCTAGATACACTAGCCGCTAACGGTTTACGCTACAACAACTTACACACAACGGCACTGTGTTCACCCACTCGTTCTTGTCTGCTAACTGGGCGCAATCACCATTCTAACGCCATGTCCTGCATTACAGAAGGGTCTACGGGTTATCCCGGAGGTAATGGGAATATTCCCTTTGAAAATGGCTTTCTCTCAGAAGTATTACTCCAGAAGGGTTATAACACCTATGCGTTAGGAAAATGGCATTTAACCCCCTCAGACCAACTTTCAGCCGCAGGCCCCTATGATCGCTGGCCTCTCGGTCGCGGATTTGAGCGTTTTTATGGCTTTTTGGGCGGAGAAACCCACCAGTATTATCCAGATTTGGTTTATGATAACCACACCGTCAAGCCAGAAAAGACCCCCGCAGAAGGCTATCATTTAACCGAAGACTTAGCAGACAAAGCCATTAGCTTTATCGCTGATGCCAAGCAGGTTGCCCCAAATAAGCCCTTTTTCATGTATTTTTGTCCGGGGGCAATGCACGCTCCCCATCATGTCCCAAAAGAATGGGCTGATGCCTACGCGGGACAATTTGATGATGGTTGGGAAGCTTACAGGGAAAAGGTTTTTGCCCGTCAGCAGGAAATGGGGATTGTTCCCGCAGATGCCGAACTTTCTCGTCATGATCCCGATGTCCCTCACTGGGATTCCCTCCCAGCAGCCGAAAAACGGCTTTATGCCCGGATGATGGAAGTATATGCTGGTTTTTTAACCCATACTGACTACCATATCGGTCGTTTACTCGATTTCCTCAAATCTATCGGTGAATTCGAGAATACTGTAATTATGGTGATCTCAGACAATGGTGCAAGTTCGGAAGGGGGACCGACTGGTTCAGTGAATGAGAACCTGTTTTTTAACAATGTGCCAGAATCCCTAGAGGAAAATCTCAAAGCCTTGGATAAACTAGGTAGTGCCGAAACCTTTAACCATTATGCTTGGGGTTGGACTTGGGCAGGGAATACGCCTTTCCGGCGGTGGAAACGGGAAACCTATCGCGGGGGAATCAGCGACCCTTTAATTGTGCATTGGAGTCAAGGTATTGAGGCTAAAGGGGAAATTCGGACTCAGTACGCTCATGCTATTGACCTAGTGCCGACGGTGCTGGAATTACTGGAAATTGAACCACCGACAACGATTAAGGGTGTGACTCAATCTGCAATTGAAGGTGTCAGTTTTGCCCATACTTTTAATCATAGTACCGCCCCTACTAAGCATCTTACCCAGTATTTTGAGATGATGGGACATCGTTCTCTTTACTATGATGGTTGGCGGGCGGTTTGTCCTTGGCCGGGGCCTTCATTTACAGAAGCAGGGCAATTTTTTGGTGAGGCGATTTCGGCGGAAACTTTGACGGATTTGGATACTCATCATTGGGAACTGTATCACGTTGCTTCAGATTTTGCGGAAAATCACAATATTGCGGCTGATAATCGTCCTAAGTTGATTGAGATGATTGCTACTTGGTATATTGAGGCTGGCAAGTATAATGTGTTGCCTGTGGATGGACGTGGCGTGCAACGATTCGCGGAGGAACGCCCGCAAATTGCTGTCAATCGTAGCCGCTATGTTTACTATCCTGATACTCAAGCGATTCCCGCCGGTAGTGCAGTGAGGGTGTTAAATCGTCCCCACAGTATTACCGCTGATGTGGAGATTCCCCCAGGTGGCGCAGAAGGGATATTACTGGCTCATGGGGGTAATGATAGTGGCTATTCTTTCTATGTCCAAAATGGCAAACTGCACTGGGTTCATAATTATGTGGGGCGATCGCTCTATCATGTGGAATCTGGGTCATCTGTGCCGGTAGGTCGTCACCAGTTGCGCTTTGAGTTTAAAGTCACGGGTCAACCAGATTTAGCCAAGGGAAAAGGAACGCCAGGACGCGGCCAATTGTATATTGATGAGAGATTGGTCGGGCAAATTGATGTGCCTGTAACTACTCCTTTAGCACTAGGTTTGACCAGTGGTGTCACCTGTGGAATTGCCCCCGGTGCGCCTGTTACGCCGGATTATGAACCGCCTTTTAAGTTTACGGGTAAGATTTATAGTGTGATGGTGGATGTTAGTGGTGATTTGATTCAAGATCGGGAAGCTGAAATGCGGACTATTATGGCGCGACAGTAA
- a CDS encoding type I restriction-modification system subunit M N-terminal domain-containing protein, with product MSFTPTCTRYYIPQQYNWEKIRFHPKEGLGEFITTAMRKIAGFNKNLSGILTLKDYNEKQHDQRVLDDDRLDYRI from the coding sequence ATGTCATTTACGCCAACCTGTACTAGATACTATATTCCTCAACAATATAATTGGGAGAAAATTCGTTTTCATCCTAAAGAGGGTTTAGGAGAATTTATAACTACAGCTATGCGAAAAATAGCTGGTTTTAATAAGAATTTATCGGGTATATTGACCCTAAAAGACTACAACGAAAAACAACATGATCAGCGTGTTTTAGATGATGATAGATTAGATTATCGGATTTAA
- a CDS encoding DEAD/DEAH box helicase, with the protein MNLSFQELGISQERAELLANMGFSEPTNIQTQAIPQLLNGRDVVGQSQTGTGKTAAFSLPILERLDPSLKAVQAIVLTPTRELAIQVHAAVSQFIGNSYLKAAAIYGGQSIDRQIMQLRRGAQIVVGTPGRVIDLLDRGNLKLDQVRWFVLDEADEMLSMGFIDDVERILSQAPEERQTALFSATMPPSIRMLVNKFLNSPVTVTVEQPKAAPNKINQVAYMIPRHWTKAKALQPILEMEDPETALIFVRTRRTAAELTSQLQSAGHSVDEYHGDLSQQARERLLIRFRNRQVRWVVATDIAARGLDVDQLSHVINFDLPDSVETYVHRIGRTGRAGKEGTAISLVQAFERRKQQAFERHNRQTWQILSIPTKAQIEAQHIQKLRGQVAEALTGERLASFLPIISEMIEEYDAHAIAAAALQIAYDQTRPAWLLSGVDLPVEESPTPKPRINKRGDSGERERSSGGGRGGRSSWSKEGKGNDDRRSSGGGSPKPKLKITHHESSPSPSNHKLGLPTGRE; encoded by the coding sequence ATGAATTTATCATTTCAAGAATTAGGCATTTCTCAAGAACGAGCTGAACTGTTAGCAAACATGGGTTTTTCTGAACCTACAAATATTCAAACCCAAGCAATTCCTCAACTATTAAATGGTCGGGATGTAGTTGGTCAATCCCAAACAGGAACAGGTAAAACCGCAGCTTTTTCTCTACCAATTTTAGAAAGATTAGATCCCAGCTTAAAAGCTGTACAAGCCATAGTTTTAACCCCAACTCGTGAGTTAGCAATTCAAGTTCATGCGGCTGTTTCCCAATTTATTGGTAACAGTTACTTGAAAGCAGCGGCTATTTACGGTGGTCAATCAATTGACCGTCAAATTATGCAACTCAGACGTGGGGCGCAAATCGTTGTCGGTACACCAGGACGGGTCATAGACTTACTAGATCGTGGTAACTTGAAATTAGATCAAGTCAGATGGTTTGTCTTAGATGAAGCTGATGAAATGTTAAGCATGGGCTTCATTGACGATGTAGAGAGAATTCTTTCTCAAGCGCCTGAAGAACGCCAAACAGCCTTATTCTCAGCGACAATGCCACCGTCAATTCGGATGTTGGTAAATAAATTTTTGAACTCACCGGTAACTGTCACCGTTGAACAACCCAAAGCCGCACCGAATAAAATCAATCAAGTGGCTTACATGATTCCCCGTCATTGGACAAAAGCTAAAGCTTTACAACCAATTCTGGAAATGGAAGATCCAGAAACAGCTTTAATCTTTGTTCGCACCCGCCGCACAGCCGCAGAATTAACCAGTCAATTACAATCTGCTGGTCATAGTGTGGATGAATATCATGGTGATTTGTCCCAACAAGCCCGGGAACGCCTATTAATCCGTTTCCGTAACCGTCAAGTACGTTGGGTGGTAGCTACTGATATTGCAGCGCGTGGTTTAGATGTTGACCAGCTTTCCCACGTTATCAACTTTGATTTACCCGATAGCGTGGAAACATACGTTCACCGGATTGGTCGGACTGGTCGGGCTGGAAAAGAAGGAACGGCAATTTCCTTAGTTCAGGCATTTGAACGCCGCAAACAACAGGCATTTGAACGCCATAACCGTCAAACTTGGCAGATTCTGTCTATTCCTACCAAGGCACAGATTGAAGCCCAACATATCCAGAAGTTAAGAGGACAAGTTGCTGAAGCTTTAACTGGGGAACGGTTAGCTTCCTTCTTGCCGATTATCAGCGAGATGATTGAGGAATATGATGCTCATGCGATCGCTGCTGCTGCTTTACAAATCGCCTACGATCAAACCCGCCCCGCTTGGTTACTATCAGGAGTAGACCTACCTGTTGAAGAAAGCCCAACTCCCAAACCCAGAATCAACAAACGTGGTGATAGTGGCGAACGTGAACGCAGTTCCGGTGGTGGTCGCGGTGGTCGTTCCTCTTGGTCAAAAGAAGGTAAAGGCAACGACGACAGACGCAGCAGCGGTGGCGGTAGTCCTAAACCCAAGTTGAAAATCACTCACCATGAATCTTCTCCTAGTCCTAGTAACCACAAGTTAGGTTTACCGACAGGTAGAGAATAG
- a CDS encoding bile acid:sodium symporter family protein has product MHYPLLLIFVKITIFSLMLAIGSNLCFEEMLSLWRKPALLLRALLAVVVLVPLVVIVLLKLFNLPPEVITGLALLAASPGAPLTTKRAQKAGGRFCYAASLQLTLAILAVCVTPVTLGIFFSLFQHLVEKVTILEVARQVIMVQLLPVSIGLLLQKFTPKFAENIAQPLNFIADILLLLLVILAGILGIPLFFKVWGLPMVVITIMIIVSLAIGHSLGDHNDDTQPILAISCIARNVGLALFIAILNDVQQQVIPTIIAYVIVGAVLGGFYSIWNKRKLEKQPS; this is encoded by the coding sequence ATGCACTATCCTTTACTGCTGATTTTCGTTAAAATCACGATTTTTTCTCTAATGTTAGCCATAGGCAGCAATCTCTGTTTTGAAGAAATGCTCTCTCTGTGGCGAAAACCGGCTTTACTACTCCGTGCGCTTTTAGCCGTTGTCGTGCTAGTTCCTTTAGTGGTTATTGTCCTGCTAAAACTGTTTAACTTACCCCCCGAAGTAATCACAGGATTAGCCTTGTTAGCGGCTTCTCCAGGTGCGCCTCTGACCACAAAAAGAGCGCAAAAGGCTGGAGGCAGATTCTGTTACGCAGCCAGTCTTCAATTAACCCTCGCCATACTTGCAGTCTGCGTTACTCCCGTCACATTGGGCATTTTTTTCAGCCTATTTCAGCATCTTGTAGAAAAAGTGACAATTTTAGAAGTCGCTAGACAGGTGATCATGGTACAGTTGTTGCCTGTCAGTATCGGTCTGTTGCTGCAAAAATTTACTCCTAAATTTGCCGAAAATATCGCCCAACCTTTAAATTTTATTGCTGATATTCTTTTATTACTGCTGGTTATTTTGGCTGGTATTTTAGGGATTCCCCTATTTTTCAAAGTTTGGGGATTACCAATGGTTGTGATTACAATCATGATAATTGTTTCTCTAGCAATAGGACACAGTTTAGGAGATCATAATGATGATACACAACCAATTTTAGCAATTTCCTGTATTGCTCGTAATGTCGGTTTAGCTTTGTTTATCGCTATTTTGAATGACGTACAACAACAGGTAATTCCCACAATCATAGCTTATGTAATTGTAGGAGCAGTTCTAGGTGGTTTTTACTCAATTTGGAATAAACGCAAATTAGAGAAACAACCTAGCTAA
- a CDS encoding type II toxin-antitoxin system HicB family antitoxin: protein MKIKVIIHKEETGYWAEVPAIPGCATQGDTFEELLQNIYEAVEGCLLVDVDSLELDESAQILEIAV from the coding sequence ATGAAAATAAAAGTCATTATTCACAAAGAAGAAACAGGTTACTGGGCAGAAGTTCCTGCTATCCCAGGTTGTGCTACCCAGGGCGATACTTTTGAAGAATTACTACAAAATATATATGAAGCCGTTGAAGGTTGCCTACTCGTTGATGTTGATTCATTAGAACTTGATGAATCTGCTCAAATATTAGAAATTGCCGTATGA
- the rimO gene encoding 30S ribosomal protein S12 methylthiotransferase RimO: protein MVEKPTIAISHLGCEKNRIDTEHMLGLLVNAGYGVDSNEELADYVIVNTCSFIEAARQESVKTLVELAEANKKIVITGCMAQHFQEQLLEELPEAVAVVGTGDYHKIVDIIERVEQGERVKEITAEPTYIADETTPRYRTTTEGVAYLRVAEGCDYRCAFCIIPHLRGNQRSRTIESIVAEAQQLASQGVKEIILISQITTNYGLDIYGKPKLAELLRALGKVDIPWIRMHYAYPTGLTPDVIAAIQETPNCLPYLDLPLQHSHPEILRAMNRPWQGQINDGIMERLKIALPSAVLRTTFIVGFPGETQAHFQHLLEFTQRHKFDHVGVFTFSPEEGTPAYNLPNQIPAEVTTERRNQLMELQQPISFQKNQQEIGKVVDVLIEQENPEGGELIGRSGRFSPEVDGQVYVKGEARLGTIVKVAIESADAYDLYGRVINSDRLSSYLLSAVV from the coding sequence ATGGTTGAAAAGCCAACGATTGCCATTTCTCACCTGGGCTGCGAGAAAAATCGAATTGATACAGAACATATGCTAGGGCTGCTAGTAAATGCAGGCTATGGTGTAGATAGTAACGAAGAATTAGCAGATTACGTAATTGTCAATACCTGTAGTTTTATTGAAGCGGCTCGACAGGAATCAGTAAAAACCCTAGTAGAACTAGCGGAAGCCAATAAAAAAATCGTCATTACTGGCTGCATGGCGCAACACTTTCAAGAACAATTATTGGAAGAATTGCCGGAAGCAGTAGCGGTAGTAGGGACAGGCGATTATCACAAAATCGTTGATATCATCGAGCGAGTAGAACAGGGAGAGCGAGTTAAAGAAATTACTGCCGAACCTACCTATATTGCCGATGAAACCACACCCCGTTATCGGACAACCACTGAAGGGGTAGCTTACCTACGGGTGGCAGAAGGCTGTGATTATCGGTGTGCATTTTGTATTATTCCCCATTTGCGAGGAAACCAGCGATCGCGTACCATTGAATCAATAGTCGCCGAAGCCCAACAACTGGCAAGTCAAGGTGTCAAAGAAATAATTCTCATTTCCCAAATCACCACCAATTACGGCTTAGATATTTACGGGAAACCCAAATTAGCCGAATTGCTACGGGCATTAGGCAAAGTAGATATCCCTTGGATTAGGATGCACTACGCCTATCCCACTGGACTCACACCCGATGTAATTGCGGCCATCCAAGAAACCCCCAACTGTTTACCATATTTGGATTTGCCTCTACAGCATTCTCATCCAGAAATTCTCCGGGCCATGAATCGTCCTTGGCAAGGGCAAATCAATGATGGGATTATGGAACGGCTGAAAATTGCCCTACCATCAGCAGTGCTAAGAACCACATTTATAGTTGGTTTTCCTGGAGAAACTCAAGCACATTTTCAACATTTATTAGAGTTTACCCAACGACATAAATTTGATCATGTTGGTGTCTTCACCTTCTCACCAGAAGAAGGAACTCCCGCCTACAATCTACCCAATCAAATTCCCGCAGAAGTGACGACGGAACGCCGTAATCAACTAATGGAATTACAACAGCCAATTTCCTTCCAGAAAAATCAACAGGAAATCGGCAAAGTAGTTGATGTCCTGATTGAGCAAGAAAATCCTGAAGGTGGAGAATTAATCGGTCGTTCCGGCAGATTTTCTCCCGAAGTTGATGGTCAAGTCTATGTTAAAGGAGAGGCTAGGCTAGGAACCATCGTTAAAGTAGCAATTGAAAGTGCCGATGCCTATGACCTCTATGGTCGAGTTATCAATAGTGATAGATTATCTTCCTATCTGCTATCTGCTGTTGTATAA